TCAGAGAACACAAACCAAAAGAACAAAACAACTATCATTTTGATGTAATTTGATCGTTGAGCCTGAATATACAGTTATTTCCGTTATGATTTTCTACGTCTTTGTTCTTTTCACAACTCCACATCTTTTCGCAGAACTACAACTCCTATATCTAGGATCACAGAAATCCTGTGTACCAGTAAACCACGAGGGTAACTTGACCGCGGATTTACAGCTTCTCTACTGGGAAACCCATGACGGGCTTCACCTCGCGCGCCATGGACCGCAGCTCCTCAACCTCCTGCTCGGTCAAGAGCCACCCTAACGCACCGGCAAACTCCCGGGCCTGCTCTGCGTTCTTTGCCCCCGGGATCGGCACCACGTTGCCCTGGCAAATAAGCCAGTTCAGAACCACCTGCACATGAACAAAAACCAGTTGATGCATATTGCCATTGTTTTGTCGTCATGATTGTGTAGTTTCTTTGTAATCGCTAAGATAAGGCAAGACTTGATAATAGAGGATGAACACTGTATAATTAACCATGCAATAAAGAACACAGTACCTGAGTTGGGGTTTTGTCATAGCTTCCTCCAATCTCCCTAATTTTGTTAATAAGCGGTTGGAGCTGCATTGTGGAATGACAAGAGTGAGCAGAGCCGCAACAGAGATGAAAGGGAGAGTTCGAAGTTAAGGTGCGGCAACCTTGGACAGGAAGTCAGAAGTGTATATCCGTCCACGAGGTCCAGTTGGGGGATTAGCTGGAGTGTATTTTCCTGTCAAAGCAcctgaaaagaaaagaaacagggTTCAAAAGGGTGCATTATATTTCACATTTGTGTGCTGACAGCTAATTACATATAAAACACAAACTAAGTGTATGATAAACTACACCATAAGACATAACTAATCAGGCGATTGCGCGAGCCCTGAAGCTAGTTGAGCTGAGTGCTCAGTAGTCAAACAAGCAAAGGTGAAGGAAAAGAGAAAAGCGTAACTATACCTTGGGCTATTGGGGAATATGCAATCAAAGTAATACCAAGCTCATCACAAGCTGCCTTCACCCCATTTTCCTCAGGGTTCCTGTAAATCAGACTGTAATTTACTTGGTTTGAAGCAAGTGGAACTCCCCTCTTCTTGAGGCGCTCGTGAGCATCTCGCAGACGTTTCTCTGGTAATGAATGTGATCCAGCTTAGTTTTACCATAAAACAAGCAGCTAGCATAACACGCTCCATCAAATGAGAAATAAAGTCAGCTTTTACAAACCGCTGTAGTTTGAGACTCCAACGGATTTTACAAGACCTTGCTCATAAGCATCAGCAAGGCCGTCAAGGTAACCTGGATTATGAAAGAAATAAAACAATTAGTTTACTGCACTGCAGTGGGTTTAAAATAAGATATTAAAGTTCCCTAAAAATATATTCTTCATTTATGTAGGTTCGGATACCTTCATTGCCCCATATCCCTGGCCTGAAAAGGGTATGAAAAGAACAGTTTCAGCAAGCTAAGAAGAGTTACAAATAACATTAAAGCTATATATTGATGAACTACTAACCAATGGAGTTGGTATGACTCAACCGAGGAGACACCAAGGCGG
The window above is part of the Triticum aestivum cultivar Chinese Spring chromosome 2A, IWGSC CS RefSeq v2.1, whole genome shotgun sequence genome. Proteins encoded here:
- the LOC123188771 gene encoding uncharacterized oxidoreductase At1g06690, chloroplastic encodes the protein MALQVAGGAGCCGCLPLLGQRRTAAFRPPRAVASEGAAVEDGSKVMLGGSGVAVTKLGIGAWSWGDTTYWNDFEWDDRKLKDAKGAFEASLDSGITFFDTAEVYGAGVSGAINSESLLGRFIKERKEKEGVEVAIATKFAALPWRFGRGSVISALKGSLSRLGVSSVESYQLHWPGIWGNEGYLDGLADAYEQGLVKSVGVSNYSEKRLRDAHERLKKRGVPLASNQVNYSLIYRNPEENGVKAACDELGITLIAYSPIAQGALTGKYTPANPPTGPRGRIYTSDFLSKLQPLINKIREIGGSYDKTPTQVVLNWLICQGNVVPIPGAKNAEQAREFAGALGWLLTEQEVEELRSMAREVKPVMGFPVEKL